From Coregonus clupeaformis isolate EN_2021a chromosome 2, ASM2061545v1, whole genome shotgun sequence:
agactagtcaggatggaggcaaagatgaacggagcaaagtacagagatccttgattaaaaaccttctccagagcgctcaggacctcagactggggccaaggttcaccttccaacaggacaacgaccctaagcacacagccaagacaatgccggattggcttcgtgacaagtctcaatgtccttgagttgcccagccagagcccggacttgaacctgatcgaacatcttgggagagacctgaaaatagctgtgcagaaacactccccatccaacctgacagagcttgtgaggctctgaagagaagaatggtagaaactccccaaattcaggtgtgccaggcttgtagcgtcatacccaagaagacttgaggctgtaatcgctgccaaagatgcttcaagtactgagtaaatacttctgtaaatgttatttaagttttttatttctaataaattagcaatcatttctaaaaacctgtttttgcttagtcattatgtgGTATCGTGTGTAGCTTGATGGAAAACAACgattacattttagaataaggctgtaacaaaatgtggaaaaagtcaaggggtctgaatactttccgaaggcactgtaaatagttTGATTAGTGAATGCCATGATGTAGTTATTTTATTAACTGTAATCATTTTTCAAAGCCATTTTAGATGGGCTTGCTGTTTGGTCCGAACAGTTTCACAAATCATGGGAATTTTTCACACTATGAAGATGTTGTCTCCCCTCTGAAGCACGTGTTGCTAGGCTATCCCACTGCACTTgcctgggggggggggttggctgggcctggctcccaagtgggagggcgtatgccctcccaggcccatccgtggctgcgcccttgcccagtcatgtgaaatccatcgattagggcctaatgaattgatttcaattgactgatttcattatatgaactgtaactcattaaaatctttgaaattgttgcatgtatacttaataaagctgcatactgtgtactaatcataCTATTTAGAACATGCTGTTTAGTAAACATTTATGCAGTAAGCAACAATTGTTAACATACTAGACTCACCGATACTGAGAATGCGTCATCTAATGTGCAATTGCGTTGTTTCCAGCCATTAACACATTTTTACAGCACGTCCCCTTATCTCAAATTCAGCTGATTATCAGTTGCTGTCAAATACACCTGGGTCTGAAAAGACGACTGTTTCTCAATAGTGTGCAGTAAATTcaactaaatgaaaagctgaaatgagtatgacatcctggcatttgaaacatacattttagaaatgtcacactataaaatgttatattttcaCATACTAAAAATGCCTAATATTGATATAGAATACAAGTACCGGTATTTGGACGCAGCCGCTGATTAAAACTGGAGGAGGGAAGGGAGCAGAGATTGAGGAGAGCAGAAAGAAATGTATAGTTCCTTGGAAGTTGAATAGATGGAGGTGCACTGGAGTGGAGCTGTCTGATTAGGAAGCGCTTtagcctctctctccttcattctctcactctctcccctctggcCCTTTCTGGATCTCTTTttctcctgccctcctctccctccctgagTTTCATGCTAATTATATACAGAAAGACTTGTTGTTTTAAACTACTGTGTACTAATCATATGTCATACTATTTAGaatgtactgtttagtaaaatgtatgcagtaagcaacaaatatgaacatactagcctcatccatactgagaatgCGTAATCTAATGTGCAATTGCATTGTTCCCCgccattcgttcattttggtACAGCTCATCCCCTAATCTGATTGATCAGCATTTGTCAAACACGTGGGCCTGAAAAGACCATTATCTTTCTCAATGGCATGCAGCTAATTCGTACTAGATGTAAAACCGAATtgagtatgacatcctggcatttaaagcatactatATTGTCGAAATTTCCAATGCTATAAAATGTCCTATTTTCACATACCCACACAGTaagtgttacatttaacactgtcAGCGAGTACATATgatcccactctacacagagtAAAAATGTACATCAAAGTGTTACATTTATAGTTTTAatctggcactgatgttgggcgattaggtctggctcacagtcggcgttccaattcatcccaaaggtgttcgatggggttgaggtcaggactctgtgcaggccagtcaagttcttccacaccaatcttgacaaagtatttctgtatggacctcgcagaattgtctagaatgtcattatatgctgtagcgttaagatttaccttcactggaattaagaccattattcctccaccgaactttacagtttgcactatgtattggggcaggcagcgttctcctggcatccagattagtccgtcggactgccagatggtgaagcgtgattcatcactccagagaacacgtttccactgctctagagtccaatggcggcgagctttacaccactcgagccaacgcttggcatggtgatcttaggcttgtgtgcggctgctcggccattggaaacccatttcatgaagctcccgacaaacagttatggtgctgatgttgcttccagaggcagtttggaagtctgtagtgagtgttgcaaccgaggacaagacgatttttacgcgctatgcccTTCAGCACTCAGAGGTCCAGTTCTGTgagattgtgtggcctaccacttcgtggctgagccgttgttgccccTAGATGTTTccccttcacaataacagcatttacagttgaccggggcagctctagcagggcagaaatttgacgaactgacttgttgaaagtcactgagctcttcagtaaagtcattttactgccaatgtttgtctatggagattgcatggctgtgtgctcaattgtatacacctgtcagcaacgggtgtggctgaaatagccgaatctactaatttaaaggggtgtccacatactgttgtgtatatacagtgtaggTTTAAGACTGGGCAAGATGGAGTGGCCTGGGTTGGGTGCGATAATCGAcaagcatgaaagtgcatccaaCACATCACATTTTCACAATGATGCTCTGAGAGTGCATTGGCTACTAAGAACATTTTGGGTGACAAGCAGGAGAGGCTTTGAGAGGCTGTTACGACAATGGCTTGAATAGCATGTCTGGGACAACTTTGTCAGAACTGCTAAAACCTGGTATTGTTGTACTGTGATGTTTAGTTTGACAGCCACTGTAAAGTAGGTCTAGCATTTTGCTTATTTGCTGCATCTTCCCTTGGGTAGCTACTCTACAAAACTGATAATAGGGATTATGGAAGCCTTCAATATAACTTTATTGAAGTGTTCCAAAGCACTGTTCTCAGGTGTGCCCCGTGCTTAATCAATGTCTGTCTACCTCATAGAAATATCTATTTCTATGGTCTACCTCTCCAGGTTCGTGGGCCAGAATCTGATGCGTCTGCAGAAGCTGGGCGTGACCCACATCCTGAATGTGGCGGAGGGCAACTCCTTCATGCACGTCAACACCAATGCAGATTTCTACAATGGCTCGGGCATCACCTACCATGGCATCCAGGCCAATGACAAGCCGCAGTTCAACCTCAGTAATTTTTTTGAGGAGGGGGCGGACTTTATCGAGGAGGCTCTGGCACACAACAATGGCAAAGGTGAGTCTGACCACTCTGAGTTCTCTTTAATCTTATTCATAGGTGATTATTGTGTATTTACCATTTCACCATGTAATTTATAAGCAAATACCTGATCATTTCTGTACAGTAAAATAGTGGCAACTGccccttatacagtgccttcagaaagtattcataccccttgacttacagtgagggaaaaaagtatttgatcccctgctgattttgtacgtttgcccactgacaaagaaattatcagtctataattttaatggtaggtttatttgaacagtgagagacagaataacaacaaaaaaatccagaaaaacgcatgtcaaaaattttataaattgatttgcattttaatgagggaaataagtatttgaccccctctcaatcagaaagatttctggctcccaggtgtcttttatacaggtaacgagctgagattaggagcacactcttaaagggagtgctcctaatctcagcttgttacctgtataaaagacacctgtccacagaagcaatcaatcaatcagattccaaattctccaccatggccaagaccaaagagctctccaaggatgtcagggacaagattgtagacctacacaaggctggaatgggctacaagaccatcgccaagcagcttggttagaaggtgacaacagttggtgcgattattcgcaaatggaagaaacacaaaataactgtcaatctccctcggcctggggctccatgcaagatctcacctcgtggagttgcaatgatcatgagaacgttgaggaatcagcccagaactacacgggaggatcttgtcaatgatctcaaggcagctgggaccatagtcaccaagaaaacaattggtaacacactacgccgtgaaggactgaaatcctgcagcgcccgcaaggtccccctgctcaagaaagcacatatacaggcccgtctgaagtttgccaatgaacatctgaatgattcagaggagaactgggtgaaagtgttgtggtcagatgagaccaaaatcgagctctttggcatcaactcaactcgccgtgtttggaggaggaggagtgctgcctatgaccccaagaacaccatccccaccgtcaaacatggaggtggaaacattatgctttgggggtgtttttctgctaaggggacaggacaacttcaccgcatcaaagggacgatggacgggaccatgtaccgtcaacttgggtgagaacctccttccctcagccagggcattgaaaatgggttgtggatgggtattctagcatgacagtgactcaaaacacacggccaaggcaacaaaggagtggctctagaagaggcacattaaggtcctggagtggcctagccagaaaatctgtggagggagctgaaggttcgagttgccaaacatcagcctcgaaaccttaatgacttggagaagatctgcaaagaggagtggaacaaaatccctcctgagatgtgtgcaaacctggtggccaactacaagaaacgtctgacctctgattgccaacaagggttttgccaccaagtactaagtcatgttttgcagaggggtcaaatacttataaattgatttgcattttaatgagggaaataacatttttgacatgcgtttttctggatttttgttgttgttattctgtctctcactgttcaaataaacctaccattaaaattatagactgatcatttctttgtcagtgggcaaacgtacaaaatcagcaggggatcaaatacttttttccctcactgtattttattttgggggggataTTGGACATAACGTTGAAGATATGCCGTTGTTTCAATGGTACAAATTGAACATATTTTACAAAagatttgtctatgttgaaatttggtttccatgatgacataatcctgtggttgaaatttcacactcaaaacaacagttgattacttttttcaacgtagattccacatcacaatacgttgacaaaatacattgaaacaacgttgattcaaccagtttctggatttttgttgttgttctgtctctcactgttcaaataaacctaccattaaaattatagactgataatgtctttgtcagtgagcaaacgtacaaaatcagcaggggatcatatacttttttccctcgctgtatgccacattttgttgttacagcctgaattcaaaatggattgaatAAAATACATCTCCTCTTCGAATTGAAAACGTTTTATAtattttattgaaaatgaaatacagaaatatctcatttacataagtattcaattaTTTGTAttagcaccttttgcagcaattgcagctgtgagtctttctggttaagtctctaagagctttgcacaccaggattatacaatatttgacatttattattttcaaaagaccattttcaagtcttgccatagattttccagcagatttaagtcaaaactgtaactcagctactcaggaacattcactgtctttttggtaagcaacttcaatgtagatttggccttgttttaggttactgtcctgctgaaaggtgaaataatctcccagtgtctggtggaaagcagactgaggcaggttttcctctaggattttgcatgaaaaactccccagtccttaacgattacaagtatACGCATAGCGTGATgcaaccactatgcttgaaaatatggagggtGGTACTCAGTAAGCGGCATCTAGTGGGCAAAGCTTGATACTTTCGCACTAATTTAAGGTAAATAATGCAAGTGACTTCAAATGGCTAATTTCTCTGGACAGGGAAAaaaacatcaccagattcacaggaAATGCATTACAAAGGATAAAGCTgcagcagctccatactacttgttaaacatagagaactgatactgtgtactggttgttggggtgggattggcgtggggGGTCCGTGGGTAGCTTTTGACAATTTTATTGGATTCCTCAagtcttactcattgttaggaagaattatggtccaaatcggatgttaggtactatatttattgaaggttatatgaatcctataaattaaaatagccaatttgggtgcaattatttagctttcaacaaaataatgttgtagagtccatacccagacgaattgaggctgttccaagggcaaaaggggggagtgCAAATCAattttaggaaggtgttcataatgtttggtatactccgtGTATGTCATCAGTCCTCCGGATTAACAAAGTGGAGATGGATACTCCTGTAAACTGTTTCTCAGGCCAGTCCTATTCCACATTGCTGTATGAGCTGATATTTCGGTCAGTTAAATTTGAGAACATTCCGCTGGTGATAGACCTGTTGTACCAAACCAGACACTCCACATTTTTCCATAGATACCAAACAGATACCAGTTTGCCGCAAGTTATTTTTCCTTTCCTCTGTGTTCCAAAGGTAAAACACGCTTAGATGCTACTTAAAGAGGACCATTCGATGTACCAGGACACTGTTTGAAACATATTGCATTGAACAGCACATTGATTGCGTTTAGTAGTACTGTAAAACGTACTATTTGAAATATATGTCTGAGATTTGTAACCGAGCACCAACCAACACAAAACAAAGTGAAATCTAGCAAGGAAGCGAACAAGAAAAGATAAAGGGAGTCCCATCACTTCAACCAAAACCCTCTAATTCATAACAGCCTCTGTAGACAGAAAGAACAAGAACAGCCATCTATCTCTGACCATGGCTCTGGCCccttgctcctctctcctctctcccaaatGTTACTGGGGTGTTGACATACACTGGGGACCCATTTTTAATTGGAGCCCTGAACACGGTGTTTTATGGCATGGATTTAATGTCATCTTTGACATACAGCGGAGCAATTATAAATCATCTTAATTCTCAGCCAATTTGGCAGCAGTTGCATCTACACCCCAGTAAATCAGTGGCTACCGTAGAGGAGGTGGAAGAgaaagaggtggtggaggaggacacATCTTTCCAAAGAGACACAATGCCGTAACACCAGCCCCTTCCTGATGGATAAAGTGTCTTGCTGTAACCCATCGAGGCTTGATCAGGGACATTTTGTGACCACCCTGCCGAGCTGTGGAAAGGTCAGGGTTGGAGCTTGTGCACGTGACTCGTCAGCAGGGTTGTTCAgctggatgagtgtgtgtgtgtgtgtgtgtgtgtgtgtgtgtagagtgagtccGTGTGGGAAGCGATGAGCAGCTGATTTCGGGTATGTAATGAGCTGCTACAGTCAGCCATGCATTGATCGGTGGGAGGCATGGCAATTGGGGATTGGAGAGGGGTCACTTCAATGGCAAGAACCTAGTCTCGAGACGCGGGGAGCACTGTCGGGTTTCGAACACGCTGCAGAATCAGCTGATCTGAACTGAGCACAAGCAGATCAGCTTCTCGGTGAAGTTGGCGCTGTGAGTAGGGAGGTTGATAATGAACTTATGCGTTGAGGAGGAGatgcatagcctacatatccaggcacgtgcacacacacacatgcttttaATGAGGCTAGGGCAGTGGTTAGGCGCAGCAAATATGGTTGACATTGATTTGTCTGCCGCAGAGGTCAGGCCCTGGATTTGCATCTCCCTGGCTGAGATGCTTCGCTAGGCAAGTTTATTTGGAGCATCTGTTCGTTCCCTCCCTCCTTTCATCCCTGTACCTCagtcttccctctcttcttcctttTACTTCAGTCGCAGTCTTCGTCAGAATCCCAATGCCAGAAATGGTCTCCTTTTATTGTTTCCATTCCTTTTTAAGACCACTGATCTGACAGGATTTGATGGGTTCAAGCAGTAGAGTGAAACCCTATCCAGTCCTCTCAACCATCAGTGTTCATGAAGGAATGGAGTTAAGGGGGCCATTGAGGAGAATTGGGACGTAGCTCtaggtgtctgtctgtgtccatcAGGGAAGGTGTACGTCCACTGCCGAGAGGGCTACAGCCGCTCGCCCACCATTGTCATCGCTTACCTCATGCTGCGCCACAAGCTGGACGCCCGGGTGGCGGTCGCCACGGTGAGGCTCAAGAGAGAGATCGGCCCCAATGACGGCTTTCTGCGCCAGCTGTGCCAACTCAACGAGAAGCTGACGAAAGAGGGCAAGTTGAATGGGGTGATGCCAGTCGTGGCGGCCAAGTTAAAGACCAAATAAGACCAAATAAGGTTGGCTCCCCTAAGAGCCAACCTGACTCAATCCACCCTGACCAGCACACATCactcagacacacatgcacatacatacaTTCACAACAtgtaacatacatacatacatacatacatacatacatacatacatacatacatacatacatacatacatacatacatacatacatacatacatgcatgcatgcagtgctgtgaaaaagtatttgccccattTTCTAATTATCTcctactgaatgttatcagatcttcaaccaaaacctaatattagacaaagggaacctgagtgaacaaataacacaactaTTACATACTTATTTAATAAACGAAGTAATGCAACACCGACTGCCCCTGTGTGAATAAGTAATTGCTCACTTACACtctaactggttgtgccacctttagctgcaatgactctaaccaaatgcttcctgtagttgttgatcagtctctcacgtcgctgtggaggaatctTGGCCCATTCTTCATGcatttcaagcatgaactgctcctTCCAAGTCATTCAGTTCTTGCTTGAAAACCAacaaatgttgctgagttaaagcagttatGCATGCAAGGGTGGGCCAAAATAACTCCACAGcaactgatcaacaactacaggaggtgtttggttggagtcattgcagctaaaggtggcacaaccagttattgagtgtaagggggcaattacttatTCACACAGGGGAATGTGTTGCATAACTTAatttaaataaatataataagtatttttgtttatttgtaaactcaggttccctttatctaatattaggttttggttgaagatctgataacattcagtatcaaaaataggcgaaaatcagaaaggggacaaatactttttcacggcactgtgcATGCAAACATGCATGgtgacagtcacacacacacacacactactctgtCATGCTGCcgtcctctctctcaccttcacTCCTCCTCTTTTTCTCTGTGGGTATCCTTGGATACATCTGCCCAACAGTGGGGGAGTTATGTTAggcagaggagagatggaagccTTCTAACCATGGCTCAATTCTGTAACCCAACTTCTGTCTCTATATTCCATAAACATACATGCCACCGCTAGTACATACAGCCCCAAAGTTCTCCCAGTGTGATGTTTTGACTTGACCAATGAAGCATTCCCTAGACCTAGCCATAGGTTTAGAACACTGGAAATCTCTCCCTGTGTGCCACTTTTGGAGCTCTGAGGTACGAATAATAGATTATATCACAATTTTTCCATAGTGTCCCACTGCAGGGACTGTCTGACTacaatttacattttttacattttagtcatttagcagacgctcttatccagagcgacttagttagtgagtgcatacatttcttttcatactggccccccgtgggaatcgaacccacaaccctggcgttgcaaacgccatgctctaccaactgagctacacgggacaatgATGTCATGACACCAACAAAATTATCCCTGACCAGTCTGGAATGTTTTGAGACACACTGGTTCATTTGGTTTAGACTATTCCTGATTGGGTGTGACAGCGTAGCACCCTGCCATCACACCAGCAAGTGACATGGGTAGTGTTTGGTGGGTTAATTTGGTATATCAACAAAACATTCCATAGAGACCAGAAAGGTGGCTCCCCAAGATGTCAGCCAAAGGAATACGCACTTACCATGCCAGACCGTTACCCACTGCTAATTCCATAGTGCACATCCGTCATTCTGTCCATCCCATAGATCTACAGTTCCGCTGTCGATCAATGTCACTCACAGCAATTCCAATTGGCCCTTACATATCCACTGCCTTGCACCAATATGTGTATGCCAATGTTATGCCTCTCTTGTCTTAACATACACATAATGAGGTGAAATCCCAAGGCCTTTGTTTGTCTGTTTTAGTACATTGCTGTATACATCTCAATGCCCTACCATCCTATTAAAGTATATGGTATGATCAAATCCAGGAGATAAACGTCCCAGAAATGATCATGTCCGGTGTTGCACATACAGTTGCACATCAAATGAGTGTGGTAGGCTCTACAGTTCTCTGAAACAATGACATCGGAATCAATGGAAAGAAAAAGGCTCCACAGACAAGCTCACTAGACATCTAGCCTTAGGGGGGTTCATCCCTCAGTTGTTCAGAGTTGTCTTTAATTTAACTTAATCTtaaagtgagagacagacactAACAGGGACAGAGAGTCCTAACGACCAGCATCACTCCATTTTGGACATGATGCACTGGAGAGGGGTCTAGGAACTGTTTTTTCACCCAGTTCTTTCCATGTGTCAAATCAGAATGCTCACCATGGCTTATTGGTGCGTCCATGGATGGAATGAATAGAAGTGGGATTAGTTCTCTCTCTGGCTGAGAAACTGAAAACTAGGTTGCGTTCTCTAATACAGCACTATCTATTCCTCtttttatatatctatatacatATAAAATACATGTGTATTTACATATTTAAGCATTGACATATATGAATGTAGAGCAATATCTTTAATGTGTAGGTATCATTAGTACATGTGTTTaattatactgtatatcattacTGTAGCTCTAAATTAATTACCCCATAGATTAAACTTTTACACACTTATAGTTCTTATGTCAACATTAGATGACTCAATCCTCCCTCCATTAACTCGTCTACATACCTCTTATATTCCAACATCTGTATTTAAAGATGCTTTCATGCATTTTCCTATCTGTTTTGTTGAACATATGAGAGGGTGATATACATGGAGGGATTGTAGATCTATTTTGATTAGAATCTGTTGATTCTGTGACTCATGCTGATGACTAATAGGAAGTTCTCTCTGATGCTCTATGCTCTGATCCCAAGTTGCCTCATAACACCTTCCATCATTCACACATCACACTACCATTCATAACCACCATCATCCCAACtgcacaattattattttttcttctCCTAATTAATCCATTTGAAAACAAAGCGATAGTCCAGACATTTCTAACATTCCTGTTTTGATCTGAAGACCTAGGATTTATCCAACCTAACCTACTGTAGTTACTGAGAACCTTTGCCATCAACGCAAACAGTGTGCAAAGATTTTCTGTTCCAAGCAACCTACAGTAGCTGCTTACAATGTTTATGACTGGCTTGGTAACATGAAAGGAGTGTTGTCTATCTGGTTCTAATAGGCCTATTTCTATCAGGTCCATAAGTCTGTTTTCCTACTGAACTACAATAGGCAACAAGACACCATTAGATTcaatttagattttttaaaatgttttattcaaaccTTGATTACCAAGGAAAGGTTGAGTTATTCAACCAATTGGGAGAATTTCTGGCTATTGGTCTAAGATGAGGCTACTTTTTTTCAGCATTAACTGCCTACAGTTGTTTACCAATAGTCCTTTGTTAGTACCCATTTTAGCACAAATTAGGTTAAATGGTTAATTTTCTAACAAACAAGGGGTTGTAAAATACATTGAACCAGCTCCATAGATCCGCATCAAACACAACCCTCTGTTAGTGTTGAAGGAAGGACAAACACTGCCCCCTGCTGTTTCAAATGATTCCAGTGGTTTTTGCACAACTTATTCAGTTATTGAATGCCATTAAGCTGACACTTTATTTGCCAATTATCATTAGCCTTGGTTTCTGCTGTCTATTAAACAGTTTGAAGTATTGTAAAACATGGACTGAGGTGTGACTACTTTTCTTGTCTATTTTGAATAGTGTGCCATGAAATGTAATTTGTGTACTGTATATTCACTCTTGAATATAATATACAATTGAATTGTCAATGTATTAATGTTACATAATCTCTGTGCTTATGGATTTGCTATGTGATGTATTGtcaagaatgtgaaatgtgataTTACTCTACTGTGTATTAC
This genomic window contains:
- the LOC121536053 gene encoding dual specificity protein phosphatase 3-like yields the protein MKKSSPAKQPQPAEVTVPDIEVTVQQLNELLANSSGFYSLPTQHFNEVFPRIYVGNAFVGQNLMRLQKLGVTHILNVAEGNSFMHVNTNADFYNGSGITYHGIQANDKPQFNLSNFFEEGADFIEEALAHNNGKGKVYVHCREGYSRSPTIVIAYLMLRHKLDARVAVATVRLKREIGPNDGFLRQLCQLNEKLTKEGKLNGVMPVVAAKLKTK